In Rhodothermales bacterium, one DNA window encodes the following:
- a CDS encoding glycosyltransferase family 4 protein, with the protein MNLLWIPHSPSEPGAHRRDQYFIRILRERHKIYTLTWQTWKGGDRFKAVLAGLRFYPLTIDGLDAFHVRRIPDFLRPFRKHYKNVGINQHFFHQDIRRIVRECNIDMVIAGPTSFMTGYPPFDLDVPLVFDYLDCADWEAKPDHPEKVYMRESDAILCVSSIAKERAEQFNKPSLYLPNGADIQRMRSAKGDAVRAKYGLENANVVSLIGLTCSPRLYFLESVLHAKKQMPNLKCMLVGHSPAIEAALAKIPNAADTFIFTGPVPYAEIASYFAATDVGMYPVDEAVYYSAASPIKIFEYTAAGKPVVVPRITEAERLGFSNLVFAAPEAEAYGDGIVRAFSHPQTHVPQIDNFDWNYLADQLDQFLHELVGEPSHARTAPAVPA; encoded by the coding sequence ATGAACCTGCTCTGGATCCCACACAGCCCGTCTGAGCCTGGTGCGCATCGCCGCGATCAATACTTTATCCGCATCCTCCGGGAGCGGCACAAGATTTATACGCTGACATGGCAGACCTGGAAAGGCGGGGACCGCTTCAAGGCCGTCCTGGCCGGCCTGCGGTTCTACCCGCTGACCATCGACGGCCTGGACGCCTTCCACGTCCGCCGCATCCCGGATTTTCTCCGGCCCTTCCGGAAGCACTACAAAAACGTCGGCATCAACCAGCACTTTTTTCACCAGGACATTCGCCGCATCGTGCGCGAATGTAACATCGACATGGTGATCGCCGGCCCGACCAGCTTCATGACGGGTTACCCGCCCTTCGATCTGGACGTGCCGCTGGTGTTCGACTACCTGGATTGCGCGGACTGGGAGGCCAAGCCGGACCATCCCGAGAAGGTGTACATGCGGGAGTCGGACGCCATCCTCTGCGTCTCCAGCATCGCCAAGGAGCGCGCCGAGCAGTTTAACAAGCCGAGCCTGTACCTCCCGAACGGCGCCGACATCCAGCGGATGCGGTCCGCGAAGGGCGATGCCGTCCGCGCGAAATACGGGCTTGAGAACGCGAACGTGGTGAGCCTGATCGGCCTCACGTGCAGCCCACGGCTGTACTTCCTGGAGTCGGTGCTGCACGCCAAGAAACAGATGCCGAACCTGAAGTGCATGCTCGTGGGGCATTCGCCGGCCATCGAAGCCGCCCTGGCGAAGATCCCGAACGCGGCGGACACCTTCATCTTCACCGGCCCCGTGCCGTACGCCGAGATCGCCTCGTACTTCGCGGCTACCGACGTAGGCATGTACCCGGTGGACGAAGCCGTTTATTACAGCGCGGCGTCGCCGATCAAGATTTTTGAATACACGGCCGCTGGCAAACCCGTGGTGGTGCCCCGCATCACCGAGGCGGAACGGCTCGGCTTCAGCAACCTCGTCTTCGCGGCGCCGGAAGCGGAAGCCTATGGCGATGGCATCGTCCGCGCCTTCAGCCATCCTCAGACCCATGTCCCCCAGATCGACAACTTCGACTGGAATTATCTGGCCGACCAGCTGGACCAGTTCCTCCATGAACTGGTCGGCGAACCGTCCCATGCGCGTACGGCCCCGGCCGTGCCGGCGTGA
- the wecB gene encoding UDP-N-acetylglucosamine 2-epimerase (non-hydrolyzing), which yields MEQKRIKVVVMFGTRPEAIKMAPLIPELARHPHIFEPIVVSTGQHREMLAQVLSLFEITPHHDLDVMVPNQTLAGLTSRLIHKLDALFTEIKPDVVLVHGDTTTALAGGLAAYYHQIPIGHVEAGLRTYDKYSPFPEEMNRHLVDTLATFHFAPTQTSADHLHSEGVPDTYIRITGNTVIDALQTVVKKPCTLPIELDWANRRMILVTAHRRESFGEPLENICQALRDITEKYPDVEIVYPVHYNPNVRRTVYAKLEGVPRIHLIDPLDYLEFSHMMAKSYLILTDSGGIQEEAPALGVPVLVLRDVTERPEAVEAGTVRVVGTDTATIVAHVDDLMRPAAHRAMSQAINPYGDGLASSRIVSILKEAFAHEPALDPTQPV from the coding sequence ATGGAGCAGAAACGCATCAAGGTCGTCGTGATGTTTGGCACGCGGCCCGAGGCCATCAAAATGGCCCCGCTTATCCCCGAACTCGCCCGTCATCCCCATATATTCGAGCCGATCGTCGTCTCCACCGGCCAGCATCGCGAGATGCTCGCCCAGGTGTTGTCGCTGTTCGAGATAACGCCGCACCACGACCTGGACGTGATGGTGCCGAATCAGACCCTCGCCGGCCTGACCTCGCGCCTCATCCACAAACTCGACGCCCTGTTCACGGAGATCAAGCCGGATGTCGTGCTGGTGCATGGGGATACGACCACGGCGCTCGCCGGCGGCCTGGCGGCCTACTACCACCAGATCCCGATCGGCCACGTCGAAGCCGGCCTGCGGACGTACGACAAGTACTCGCCGTTCCCGGAGGAGATGAACCGGCACCTGGTGGACACCCTCGCCACGTTCCACTTCGCGCCGACGCAGACTTCGGCCGACCATCTGCACAGCGAGGGCGTGCCCGACACGTACATCCGCATCACCGGCAACACGGTGATCGACGCGCTGCAGACGGTTGTCAAAAAACCGTGTACGTTGCCGATCGAGCTGGACTGGGCGAACCGCCGCATGATCCTTGTGACGGCGCACCGGCGCGAGAGCTTCGGCGAGCCGCTGGAGAACATCTGCCAGGCGCTCCGCGACATCACCGAAAAGTACCCGGACGTCGAGATCGTCTACCCCGTTCACTACAACCCCAACGTGCGGCGCACCGTCTACGCGAAGCTCGAGGGCGTACCTAGGATCCACCTGATCGACCCGCTCGATTACCTGGAGTTCTCCCACATGATGGCGAAAAGCTACCTGATCCTCACCGATTCGGGCGGCATCCAGGAGGAGGCGCCGGCGCTCGGCGTGCCCGTCCTGGTCCTGCGCGACGTCACCGAGCGCCCCGAGGCCGTCGAAGCCGGCACTGTCCGCGTCGTCGGCACCGACACCGCGACCATCGTGGCGCATGTCGACGACCTGATGCGGCCGGCCGCCCACCGCGCCATGTCCCAGGCCATCAACCCCTACGGCGACGGGCTCGCTTCGAGCCGAATAGTTTCCATACTCAAAGAGGCTTTTGCACATGAACCTGCTCTGGATCCCACACAGCCCGTCTGA
- a CDS encoding TetR/AcrR family transcriptional regulator: MDNPQETEARVLAAATAEFHEKGFSGARMQEIARRAGLNQSLLHYYYRTKDRLFEAVFSRAVRHVMVPVLEVLGSPLPLREKVERFVHTYIDQVLVNPHVPGFVVEELRRNPDRLRTFMSGHTNGLFAILAAQIEEAVAAGQIRPIAPAHFVANLMALCVFPFVARPMVQTVTGMDDTAYHAFLQQRKEVVVRFFLDALTP, from the coding sequence ATGGATAATCCTCAGGAAACGGAAGCGCGCGTACTCGCGGCGGCGACGGCTGAATTCCACGAGAAGGGCTTCAGCGGTGCACGGATGCAGGAAATCGCGCGACGGGCGGGGCTCAATCAGTCCCTGCTCCATTATTATTATCGGACGAAGGACAGGCTCTTCGAGGCGGTCTTCAGCCGGGCGGTGCGGCATGTCATGGTTCCGGTGCTGGAAGTGCTGGGCAGCCCCCTCCCGCTCCGCGAGAAGGTTGAACGCTTCGTCCATACGTACATCGACCAGGTGCTCGTCAACCCTCACGTGCCGGGTTTTGTGGTCGAGGAGCTGCGCCGGAATCCGGATCGGCTCCGCACGTTCATGAGTGGGCATACAAACGGCCTTTTCGCCATCCTCGCCGCACAGATTGAGGAGGCCGTCGCCGCCGGCCAGATCCGCCCGATCGCGCCGGCGCACTTTGTCGCCAACCTCATGGCGCTCTGCGTCTTCCCCTTCGTCGCCCGGCCGATGGTTCAGACCGTCACAGGCATGGACGACACGGCCTATCACGCTTTCCTCCAGCAACGCAAGGAAGTCGTCGTCCGCTTCTTCCTGGATGCCCTCACACCATGA
- a CDS encoding pectate lyase, whose translation MNRHNGSIDAALDVAAQQQPMTVRAEQGVRKQGPVTHQRMIDWLIGAPVRNTDPSTKRFGSFNHGVHEKTGRVPGQYTEITGYGVSVLAHLYRWRGEQRYLDAAREAARFLMRIQLPSGAYPHCPDPEGSCAEGEQYTFDTSMCTMGMMDLYRADPDEAYLDSARRAGKWLLSMQRPDGAFLAKFIPKTGAANTGNFFGDGSCIHVKNAMPLLKIADVTGEQEFIEAARRVCDYTLGLQASDGLFWAMPTRDFVFTHAHCYACEGFLSAGAYTGDDRYTQAALKGIRWLQQNQNGDGSVYQVYADRRGMKHQVRRAVDAFKAADATSQTARLTHLAGAGFEANHRRAISFIESQMWSPSGGLYYTKGRFRTNKMMFAWPAMFAIEAFEFPRNEVSAKDLF comes from the coding sequence ATGAATCGTCACAACGGATCGATAGATGCGGCCCTCGACGTGGCTGCGCAGCAACAACCCATGACAGTTCGAGCGGAGCAGGGCGTGCGTAAGCAGGGCCCCGTGACTCATCAACGCATGATCGACTGGTTGATCGGGGCTCCCGTGCGGAACACCGATCCCTCAACGAAGCGTTTCGGATCGTTCAACCATGGTGTCCATGAAAAAACCGGCCGCGTCCCGGGCCAGTACACGGAAATAACGGGATATGGAGTGAGCGTGCTCGCCCACCTGTATCGCTGGCGCGGTGAACAGCGGTATCTCGACGCCGCCCGCGAGGCGGCGCGGTTTCTGATGCGGATTCAGCTTCCTTCGGGGGCCTATCCGCACTGCCCGGATCCCGAAGGGTCGTGCGCGGAGGGCGAGCAGTATACGTTCGACACGTCCATGTGCACGATGGGGATGATGGACCTGTATCGGGCAGACCCGGACGAGGCTTATCTGGACAGCGCACGTCGCGCCGGCAAGTGGCTGCTGTCCATGCAACGCCCGGACGGCGCCTTCCTTGCCAAGTTCATCCCGAAGACAGGGGCGGCCAACACCGGCAATTTCTTTGGCGACGGCAGTTGCATCCATGTCAAAAACGCAATGCCGCTCCTCAAAATCGCCGACGTGACCGGCGAGCAGGAGTTCATCGAAGCCGCGCGGCGGGTGTGCGATTACACCCTCGGCCTGCAGGCGTCCGACGGCCTCTTCTGGGCGATGCCGACGCGGGATTTTGTGTTCACGCACGCCCATTGCTACGCCTGCGAGGGCTTCCTGTCGGCCGGCGCCTATACCGGCGACGACCGCTACACCCAGGCCGCGCTGAAGGGCATCCGCTGGCTCCAGCAGAACCAGAACGGCGACGGATCGGTCTACCAGGTTTATGCCGACCGCCGGGGCATGAAGCACCAGGTGCGCCGCGCCGTCGACGCCTTCAAGGCGGCCGACGCGACGTCGCAGACGGCGCGCCTGACGCATCTGGCCGGCGCCGGCTTCGAGGCCAACCATCGCCGCGCGATCTCCTTCATCGAATCCCAGATGTGGAGCCCGTCGGGTGGCCTGTATTACACCAAGGGCCGTTTCCGGACGAACAAGATGATGTTTGCCTGGCCGGCCATGTTTGCCATCGAGGCCTTCGAATTCCCCCGTAACGAAGTATCCGCGAAGGATCTTTTCTAG
- a CDS encoding sulfotransferase domain-containing protein has translation MKASDVIAEPANHDILRTSADPNNPFPLRAFFGHHKCASGWIDNILREFCLHMGLKFKIVHQPYSFEQYGTLGKLVDAEHIQFLAYINTTTKYTPDLKVYRGFHVVRDPRDIVVSAYYSHLHSLEAPTWDELSVLREKLKGLNKEEGLVFELEYLGQQFKEMSEWNYNQEHILEVRMEDLSAEPFNVFRQILVFLEMFDYETRTGLAKSAHALRLSMNRLNYKGRRHMPGNLPMFPVPKRPVYTLPQEALESIADRLSFAKLAGGRKNGQENVKSHYRKGVHGDWKNHFNAEHTAYFKAHYNDLLVYLGYEDGNDW, from the coding sequence ATGAAAGCGAGCGATGTGATCGCCGAACCCGCGAACCACGACATCCTGCGGACCTCCGCGGACCCGAACAACCCGTTTCCCCTCCGCGCCTTCTTCGGGCATCATAAATGCGCTTCCGGATGGATCGACAACATCCTCCGGGAATTCTGCCTACACATGGGGCTGAAGTTCAAGATCGTCCACCAGCCGTACTCCTTCGAGCAGTACGGCACACTGGGCAAACTCGTCGACGCCGAACACATCCAGTTCCTCGCGTACATCAACACGACGACAAAATACACGCCGGACCTGAAGGTCTACCGCGGCTTCCACGTCGTCCGCGACCCGCGCGACATCGTCGTCTCCGCCTACTACTCGCACCTGCACAGCCTCGAGGCGCCGACGTGGGATGAACTCAGCGTGCTCCGCGAGAAGCTGAAAGGGCTGAACAAGGAGGAGGGGCTCGTATTCGAACTCGAGTACCTCGGGCAGCAATTCAAGGAAATGTCCGAGTGGAACTACAACCAGGAGCACATCCTCGAAGTACGGATGGAGGACCTGAGCGCCGAGCCGTTTAACGTCTTCCGTCAGATCCTGGTGTTCCTCGAGATGTTCGACTACGAAACCCGCACCGGCCTCGCCAAGAGCGCCCACGCGCTCCGCCTCAGCATGAACCGGCTGAACTACAAAGGCCGGCGACACATGCCGGGTAACCTGCCCATGTTCCCGGTGCCCAAACGCCCGGTCTACACCCTGCCACAGGAAGCCCTGGAATCGATCGCCGACCGGCTCAGCTTCGCGAAGCTCGCCGGCGGGCGCAAAAACGGCCAGGAAAACGTCAAGAGCCACTACCGAAAAGGCGTCCACGGCGACTGGAAAAACCACTTCAACGCCGAGCACACCGCCTACTTCAAAGCACACTACAACGACCTGCTCGTGTATCTCGGGTACGAGGATGGAAACGACTGGTAG
- a CDS encoding TolC family protein encodes MIALLLALWAIAPADTIRLDTCYRLAEAHHPRRQEFALHDEIAALRLDNLDARFLPTLSLQSQATYQSAIPSFPITLPGASGPTISHDQYRVSLSVDQLVYDGGVVRRQQALERLQRDAAQQEVAVDLYRVRDQVNVAYFGALAAETRLASLQTFAEDLASRHRRLEAQVRAGLVTPGNADVMAVERLRVDQQVAEAESASKTALAVLSELIGQPADGPLAWPEAPDAAFENQRARPEYAAFALQTDLLASQQALAGLKTRPRVVSFAEAAYGRPAGLDLFDDRFQPFYSFGLRVQWGFWDWRVSQRDREALTLQQDVVAAREEVFTRQLDLAAVEHGQAIERLEALLVQDEEIIMLRARITEAAASQLDNGVLTATDFLIERNAEQQARLTRDLHALQLLKSRIDYATALATGE; translated from the coding sequence ATGATCGCACTCCTCCTCGCTCTCTGGGCGATCGCCCCCGCGGATACGATCCGCCTCGATACCTGTTACCGGCTGGCTGAAGCGCACCATCCTCGTCGGCAGGAGTTCGCGCTCCACGACGAGATCGCGGCGCTTCGGCTCGATAACCTCGATGCCCGGTTCCTCCCCACCCTGTCGCTCCAAAGCCAGGCCACCTACCAGTCGGCCATCCCCTCCTTCCCCATCACCCTCCCCGGGGCGTCGGGGCCCACCATCAGCCACGACCAGTACCGGGTGTCGCTGAGTGTGGACCAACTGGTGTACGACGGCGGGGTCGTTCGTCGCCAGCAGGCGCTTGAACGGCTACAGCGAGACGCGGCGCAGCAAGAGGTGGCGGTGGATCTCTACCGGGTGCGTGACCAAGTGAACGTGGCCTACTTCGGGGCGCTCGCGGCCGAAACCCGGCTGGCGTCGCTCCAGACGTTCGCCGAAGACCTCGCCTCCCGGCATCGCCGGCTCGAGGCGCAGGTGCGCGCCGGCCTGGTCACGCCCGGCAATGCCGATGTGATGGCCGTAGAGCGGCTGCGGGTGGATCAACAGGTCGCCGAGGCGGAATCGGCCAGTAAAACCGCCCTGGCCGTCCTGTCCGAACTGATCGGGCAACCGGCCGACGGCCCCCTGGCATGGCCCGAAGCGCCCGACGCGGCATTCGAAAATCAACGCGCGCGGCCCGAATACGCGGCATTTGCACTGCAGACGGACCTCCTCGCCTCCCAGCAGGCCCTCGCCGGCCTCAAGACGCGCCCCCGGGTGGTCAGCTTCGCGGAGGCCGCCTACGGCCGGCCCGCCGGGCTCGACCTGTTCGACGATCGCTTCCAACCGTTTTATTCGTTCGGCCTCCGCGTCCAGTGGGGATTCTGGGACTGGCGCGTCAGCCAGCGCGACCGCGAGGCGCTGACACTCCAGCAAGACGTCGTCGCCGCCCGCGAAGAGGTCTTTACCCGGCAGCTGGACCTCGCCGCCGTCGAACACGGCCAGGCCATCGAACGCCTCGAAGCGCTCCTCGTGCAGGACGAGGAGATCATCATGCTCCGAGCCCGCATTACCGAAGCCGCTGCGAGCCAGCTCGACAACGGGGTGCTCACGGCGACGGATTTCTTGATCGAACGGAACGCCGAGCAGCAGGCCCGGCTCACGCGCGATCTCCACGCCCTCCAACTGCTCAAGAGCCGAATCGACTACGCCACGGCCCTCGCGACCGGGGAATGA